The sequence TTaacttattcttttttttttaagtggaccaaaaaaataaaataaatgggggtgAACAGGAACTGTAACAGTATTTGTTTCTAACTCAACACATTTTTTGATTAAAGAAGTATTTAAAGAAAAATAGTATAACTTCAAACCACAACAGCTGGGCGGGATTACTGAACTGGCTAGCGCTATACAGCTGGGCTACCTGCACCTCCTTAATAAGGCTAACCACTTCCACTCACATGCGCAGTAGAATGATCaggacctacctcacagggttgttgtgaggctgtAAGGGAAACTGCACTgataaaaagtgttttctttgtgAAGTCTGAATGAAAAAGCCACCTCTCTTGTACGCACCTTCCTAATCTCGGGAAATATTTACTGCTCCCCAAGAAAACGAACGTATTTGTTACAAAGCTAGCATGTTTGTCGGAGGGCAGTTGGCCGAGATCCGGCAGCTGAGAACCAGAATGGCCCTGAGACATCTCAGAAGAGAAGGGCTCACCTCCCGCGCTCTACGGCCAGGCAGGCTCAACGGCTTGGCTCGCCCTTCTTGGCTCGCCCTCAACAAAACCTGCCCTGGATGACAACTGCGCCCACCACCGGAGCTACACTGGCGACACTGACCTTGCCATGAAACTGTCCATCTTCCCAGCCATCCAGATGGACCAAACACTGCCAACTTTAAAGCACAGATTTGCAACAGGAGGGAAAGCCTAGAATGGTCCAACTTTATCGGATTGTGGCTGTTCTGCGGATCCAAGCCTCAGTGAATGCCAGTTACTCCCTGGAAGATGTATTTAAGCATCACGTGACCGCTGTAGGCCTTGACACCTCTTTACCTGGGACCGGCCACTCACTGCCCTTCCTCTGTACCTCTACAGTCAAACGCGCGTCAACAGCAGCCAGGGGCCGTTTCCAAGCTCTTGAATGCCAAGACCAACCAGGACCTTGCTCCTGGCGGACCTCCCTCCCCACGCAATGTGAGATGCGCCTCGTAACTCTACCGTCTGAACATTCCTACTATCTCCTTAAAAGTAGTGGATTTCCTACAAGTTGTTTTAAAACACCCGACGTTTCTTTAATCAAAACTTGTCATAGCTGGAAAATattttgggggggttgtttttttagaGTAAAAAGTTGAAGTTAGCTCCTGCTTTGCTTAtccccttttcccctcttttctctccAGAATATAAAAGAAAGTCATTGTGCTAATAATGGAAATAAAAACTGAAGGTCTTGTGTATGCAGTGAGTGACGGCAGCTTcttttcccgccccccccccccccccatgtcgttcctgggggctgggggaaagggtgCCGGTGGGGCGTTTCGCGCATGTGCTCCCCTGGGAGGTTTGCGCTCCACACACCACCACtgggtctctctgtctctcaattcttttattgcatttatataatatatatatttaaactttTACAATAATTTTAACTTGATAACATCCAAGTTTAATTTGGTTCTTGTCTGGTTTAATACATATAAAATTAGGCCTCTAAACAGCAACAGGGGGGAAAAGTTGTCTTCAAAACCAATAGATTATTcttaagaggaagaaaaaaatcaaagaacCTTCTGGCAAAGGCGGCTGGGATCCGACAGCCCCTCCCTCGGGTTGCCAacaaggcccccccccccccactttagcCAGAGGTCAGAAGAGGCTGCCAGGTCCAAGACCTTTGCATTTAAACTCTTTAAACTTTACACTCCAAGAAGCTCAGCAATGGGGCATTCTAGGCGGCAAAGGCAGGCTCTAGATGGCGAAGGGAGTTTCTTTGTGCCTAGAACTGCTGCTGAAGAAAGAAGCACAAACGAAAGTAAAAACAGCGGGGGAacaaatactcccccccccccccgccaacttaATCAAAACAGCAGAGTCCCAAGTTCGCTCGTCCTGGAAGCAGCATGCAGCAGTGCTCCTGGggcacagggggtggggtgggtgggggtgggtctcCGGAGGAGGAAAGCACAGAACCTCCAAGATGCCTTTTGGGGGCTCACACCAACATCtcaagggaaggaagaaaaaactaACTCAACCCACTCAAAAGGAGGTTCACGGGGAACGGGCCCCCTGCGCCCCTGAGGAAATCTGGCGTcggaaggggaaaaaagcaggcctcctccccactccacctCTTTGCCCCCCGCCTGTAGGCTGCAGACGAACGGGGCAAGAGGAGGCCCAGCGCTCAGGCgctctctcccctccacacatacacacacacacccgccccccctccccggctcccCCTTCCTCCGCTGGCTGCTAAAGCAGAAAAGTCCAAGTGCAATTACGACGCCAAGCTGGTCGGCCCGGGCAAGTGGCGGCTAATgagggttgggaggggggaggcgagGGGGGGATTTTCCTTGGCGGTTCAATAAAAAGCAGGGGAAAACGGGTGTTAATTAAAAGTGGTGGGCTCTGCTGCTTCAAGTCTGCAccctccttcttccccttcccccacccacccacccaccctcctccccaccacctttCCCCCGGCCTGGCGGGGCTCTCTCAAGAAGGCATGCACTGCACCCGGTCTGGGCCTTCCTCGTCTTCGTCCGATGTGTCCGAGGAGCTTGGGGAGTCGTCCGAGTCGCTGTCCGTCGCTCCTGTGCCCGGATCTCTTCGGCGCTATGGGAAAAGAGCGGCGACCCCACGGATCAGAGccaagagggggcagggaggccagagagggagggagggagggagggcaggcaccTGGGATCAGCCAGgattaaaaaaccaaacccaaaaaGACCCCAAAAGCCCTCCAGGAGCTGACGGGTGGGAAGAGGGACGGCCTCCTCCACAGGGCGCCCCGATGGCACTGGAAGaccagccaggaggaggaggaggaggaggaggagggggcgtgCACGGGGGCCTCCGTGGGGGGCAGGGTCGCCAGCACCCTCACGCTCGGCTTGTTAGTGaggcagcagggctcttcatcatcatcaggaggaggaggaggaggaggaggaggaggaaggctgggctactcCCACACCAGGCTCAGAGGAATCTGCGGCCCTCCAGAGATTGCTGGACTTCAGCGCCAGCCAGCACGGCAAGCAGGCAGGGAccttggggggggtggggggggcgtcTTGCTGCGCCCACTGCCAGAGGGCCCCGCTCCAGGTGCCCCCGCCTGCCCGTGGGGAACACCGCTCTGGAGCTACCAAGCCACGCGCTCCCCCTGCTCCCTCGCCAGGCCCGGGGGGCCACCCTGAAGGGCGTACCCGGTGGCGCCGCCTCTGTCGGAAGTGGTGCATCAAGAACCAGAGCAGGTGGCTCTCGTACATGTCGGTGTGGTGCAGGCTGTCCTCGTCCCGCTCCCGCTTGTTCTTCTTGATCACCTGGATGAGGCGGCGGAAGAAGAAGAGAGCGGCAAGAGGGTCAAGCGGGCAGCCCCAGGCGGGAGCCCCAGGCGGCCTTCCAGGGCTCTTGGGCAGAAGtttagagcagcagcagcagccatgacGCGGGATGCTTCGCACAACATTTgaaagggggtgtgtgtgtccccacgCATGTGTGCACGCAACACATGGCAGACAGGTGCAGGGGGAGAGCTTGGCCTACCCCCCACGCCCCAGTGCCCTGaagcctgctgctcctcctcctcacctccttTAAGCCAGCCAGCTGGGTGGGGGTCTCCGCAGTGGGGGCCCAGATCTTGACGTCGTGGTCCAAGCCGCTGGTGGCCAGAACAGGCAGGTGAGGGTGGGGCTCCAAGCAGTtcacctgcagcagcagcaagacagACACCAGAGACCCTTTGCAGAGGGGAAGCACAGAGCCCTGCCTGCTACGCTGCAGCCGAGGCAGGAAGCCAGAGGGGCACAGCGAGGGCGAGGACTCTCCACTGGCATTTCAGGGGCTGCCAAGCCCAGATAGGCCTGAGGGAAATAggccccttctccccccaccccgcaaagacgaaggagaagggaagatctGATTAGAGGCCATCAGtactgggaaggggggggggctgaaccCACCTCTGGGGGTCAAAGTCTTCCCGTTCACAGCCCccaatcctctctctctcacacacacaccaccaccaccatgaaagGTTCCTGTGGCACCTGCCGGCTTGCTCTAGACAGGGCctcccccgcctgcctgcccgcccgcccgctcaccACGCCTCCTTTGTCACCGTCCATGAACTGCACCACTTGGCAGGACGATTTCTCCCACAGGAAGATGTGCCCACAGTCGCTGCCGCTCACCACAAACTCGCTCTTGGGGCCGTAGAAGTTGACTCCCTTCACTGGAAGCAAACACAGCAGGttcgggccgggccgggccagtGCCCGAGGCTCCGCTCCCCGCCCAGCAAGGCCCCTCGGCTCCCGAAGGGCAACGGCTTCAGAGGCGGAAGCGGCATTCGTGCACggatgtctacacacacacacacccctgggccTGGGTGCCAAGAGGGGACATCCTCTGGAGAGGTCAGGCAAGCCCCTTGCACGCTTGCAGCCTACCTCGGGGCCGCCCAATATTTTGCGGGCTGAAGAAACGGTCCGGAGCGTTACAAAAGCCCTTTCAACCAAAGGGCCGAGAACAGCGGCTCTAGCAAGGCTTCCCACCCTGCCTTTGAAACACCGGAGAGAGGCCCCCGCCCCCTGCTTCCcaggaggccggggggggggggggcaggcactgGACCAGGCATTCCGTCGCCCCCGGCATTCTGCGAACCCAGGCCACCCCAGGTGCTGCAAGGGGCAAGGGGGCCGGTGGGTGGGCACCTGTGGCGTTGTTGCGATGCCCCTTGTAGCGCTTGATGTATTCCGCTCCGTCGCTGTGGGAGGAGTTGAAGAGATAGATATCCTCATCGTTGTAGCTGGCCAAGAGTTCTgcaacacgcacacacgcacgcaagAGTGTTAACGCCGGCCAGGAGGCAGACGGGCAGCTCCTGCGTCTCAGCCGGCCCCTGGAGAGGCTCCACGGGGTCAAGGGTCCTCTGCTCTTGGGGGCGAACGCACAACCCTTCCAGGAGTAGTGACCGACACAAGGGACTGAGGAGGCGCAGCCGGCCAGGCCCTCTACATCCTGGGGTCCTCCAGAGGTctggggactacaactcccagcatccctgacctatggccatgctggctggggcagatgggagttgaagtcaaagccacgtggagggccccaggctggagaaggccagcgtccatccacacacacacgcggGACCTCAaggtctgggggagggggggcgcagACAGGCACAGATGCTTCGCGGTGCTGGCGGCTGAGCGCCTTGACCGCTTGGAAGAGCTTGACAGAATTCTGTGCTTATTCCAACGAACAGTTGCAGAACGTAGAACTTTTGGCCGGGGAGGAGAAGAACGCTGGGAAAGTGCAGCACAAACCCGTTACGCACGGGAAGACCGGGCCATTTGCCACGCCGGAGACGGCCCTGGTCTCCGGGAGCGAAGGAGGCCCCCACGCCAGGGAGCCCTCTCCTCCGTCGTGGATCACCCGGGGCCCGTCCCCGACCTTAACGCCCCCGCACTCACGTTCTCCCTCtacgggctgggggggggaaggggcccaGGCAAGGAAGCCAGCTCCGCCCCAAAGAGCCAAGGCACGCACCTGACCCGTTGTGGCTATAGACCAGGCAAGTGATGTTGGCTTTCGACTCGCTGTTCACCTAGGAGGAATCAGCGGACAGAGCTCCCGTCAGGCCGGCTCCcctcaaaagccccccccccccggcccactcCGTGGACCAGCCACGGGGGCTCAGCACAGAGGCTGGGCGCGTGCAGGACACGGACGGCCACCGCAGGGAGCGTTTCCAGAGAAGTCCGTGGCGGTGGCCGGGAGAGGGTCCTGCACAAGCCCACCCTGCCCGCCGCGTCCTCAGGGAGAACTTCCCAGCCCTCCAGGCCCCTGGAAGGGAAGGCCAGCAGCCAGTGGGGCTCTCCGGCTCGAAAGAAGCCAGAGCGGGCTCACCAGGGCCCCGCTCATTCCAGCCGTCGGCCGTCCCCGGGCATCTCCCGTCAACTGCTTCTAGACGCCACGGGACTACAAGCAGGGAACGGCCCCGAGGCACGGGCTCTACCTGGGGAGGCAGGGGGCGGCAGCGCTCCTCTGCCCCTCCCCGCTTGGGCACAgggcagttccccccaccccgcagcccCTGAGATTGCACCACCGGCCCCTTCGCCAGCCAAGGACACGGCAAGGGTCACTCAACGGGGGAGCCGAGGCGGGAGCGTCCCAGTGGCCAGGCGGGAGCCGGAACTCTCCTTTGCGCAGCCCCTGGCTGATGCCCGCCCCTCCCGGACCCGATCCCAGGCAGAAGGGCAGCCGCTCCCTACCAGGTGGTGAGGGCAGAACTTCTTCAGCACCCCGTTGTTCTCGTTCTCGTCGATCTTCCGCTGATCGTAGATCCTGGCAGAGGTCAAGAAGGGGGGCGGGACGGTTGGTGCTCCAGGAGGCTGAGCGAACTATCCCACCTGAGAGCCACCCGGCCATGGGAGAGCCTTTCGCCGGGCCCAGCAGCCGCCGGCCTCTAGCAGTGCACAGGCAGCTCCCGTCCAGCCCCGAAGGCAGctgcctccccgcctcccccagtGCCAACCAGCCGGGACACCGCGGCCAGAGAGCGCCCGTCACCCCGCCAGCCCACTTGGCTCACACCAGAGGTCCCAGGTGAAGGGTCCCAAGGGGGCGATGACACCGCAGCTCACCTGACGTATTCATCTCTGCCCCCCACAGCAAACTGGTGGGTGTTGGCCGGGTTGACGTAGATGGTGTAGAGGCccactttcttctccttctccttggtCACAACCAGTTTCCTAGAAAGACGAAGCAAAGAGAAGGGCAACAGAAGAGTGTGAAGAGGAGACTTCCAATTCCCCACGGCAGCCAGGTGGAAAAGTGCCTCCCCTGACTCTGGCCGGGAAGAAAGAGCGGCTCTCCGGGCACCTTACAGCCTTTGATAAGGCGCTGGGAATGCCGGAGGAATTTGGCCAGGAAGATTTGGCTTCGGTTTCTCCCTGGAGAGTTCCCATCCGAGCTCTTCCGGGAAGGCCAGAaaaagggaagaagagagagcCCTTAGGGGGACCATTTGGGGGAAAGAAACCTGCCAAGTTCCCATCTTTCCtacagaggaggaaaaaaacGCGGGCCCTGGCCTCGATTCGGAAGAGATTCGAAAGCTgtggcctcctcttcctcctccgcaaGTGAGCTTGCTCCGGAGAGGATCGAAATGCTCACAACCCCAAGCAAGAGGAGAAACAGGCATGGCAGTGGCAGCTATAGAAGCctcccccgggggggggggggggcacaagagcatagggtgaccctatgaaaaggaggaccgggctcctgcatctttaaccgttgtactgaaaagggaatttcagcaggtgtcatttgtatatatggggaacctggtgaaattccctcttcatcaccacagttaaagctgcaggagccctgccctcttttaaatctgctcactctagtatagctcctgcggctttaactgttgtgatgaagagggaatttcaccaggtgcgacatgcgtacaaaggacacctgctgaaatccccttttctatgcaactgttaaagatacaggagccctgtcctcctttccgtagggtcaccctacaagagCGGGACCAGGCCGGGGGGAgcaacggagggagggagggagggagaacctCCCGGCACCTCCAAACTGCCACACTTACGAAGCCGGCCGGTCTTGTCTCAAGTCGATGGTGAAGACAACGGCGTCTTCACCGGCTGAGAGGAAAGTGCAGGGAGAGTCCGGCTCGAGGGCCAGCtgcgagagagagaaaaccacGCAGAGTCATGGGGGGAACTGCACTgagcgccgccccccccccccagcactgacACACCATGGCCCCCGCAGCCACTGCCCGGCCAGCCCTCCCAACCCAGAGCCCAGCAGGGCCCCCAGCCTAAAGCAGGCTCAGAGGGCGCAGACCGAGGCCAGGAGTGGCAAAAGGGCAAAAGCCCTCTGGCCGGGGGCTGGCAGACATCGCCCTCAGGCAGCCAGTCCAGAGAGCTTGGCTGACACCTCAGGGCCCCCCAGGCCCCCCTCGCTGCGGACCATCACCACGGACGGGCAGCCGAGGCTCCCCAGGGCTGCGGCCGGATCCTTCCCTAGCCCTGGGGACCCCCTTCCAAGCTCCCGGACTGGGCAACCTCCAGGTAAGAGTTGCGTGTCAAATACATTTACCTGGAAGGAAGCCCTATTGGTCCCACAGGGGGTTAATCTCCAAGTTGGAGCCATGAACTCATTGCGAAAACGTCATCTGCTGCTCTTCGGTCCAAGAAGAACCGTCCGTGCCCTGGCGGATCCGGACCGCTCAAATGGGGCGCGTCTTTGCCCCGTCCCTGCTCTGagccccccctgccccatgcCCAGAGCCAGGTCTTCCCTTCCTCTcagccccgccccctccccccggcccccCCAAGCCACATGCCCAGAGCCAGGTCTTCCCTTCCTCTCAGCCACGGCCGCCTCCCCGACACACGCTCACCTTGTGCGAGGCGCCCTTGTGCTGGGCCACCCGCTTGGTGGTCTTGCAGCACTGGGTGGCCGAGAGCTCAGCTACGCGGACCTGGCCATCCCGAGCGCACATGGCGAGGGTCGAGTCGCCACTGTTTGGGAGGAACTTGGCCTGCGAGGACAGGAGAGGAGCAGCCCAGGGTTGGAAGCGGAGAGGGGGGGaccctgcacccacccacccaccttggcATCAAGGCAAGacctgctccccccctcccaaacacCCCCCCCACTCCAACGGACCATCTGCCTGGCCCGTCCGAGGGGCTGGGAGCAGGCAAAAGAAGCTgcccccggggcaagggaggccTCCGCGGACGCCCTCCTGACCTGGAAGACGTTGCTCTTGTGGCCGCTCTCAAACTCCAGCACGGGCTGCCTGCGCACCCAGTCCCACACCACCACCTTGAGGTCGTCGCTGCCGCTGGCCAGCCACGTGCCGCGCTGGTTAAAGTGCAAGGTGTTGACGCAGCCGCCG comes from Elgaria multicarinata webbii isolate HBS135686 ecotype San Diego chromosome 21, rElgMul1.1.pri, whole genome shotgun sequence and encodes:
- the DCAF8 gene encoding DDB1- and CUL4-associated factor 8, with amino-acid sequence MSDTGSSTDGKTDIPNGSLSSSPEEMSGATEGRETSSGVEVEASDLSLSLTGDEVGPNRTYTESSAEEKDSDSMDDTGHYSIHELNRTYDRSHSEEEEEEEEEEEEEEEEEELEAEAQRSRRRAQRKRPNRDRDSSDDERALEDWVASETTALPRPRWRALQALRERQLGSSARFVHEACGARVFVQRFCLQYGLEGHGGCVNTLHFNQRGTWLASGSDDLKVVVWDWVRRQPVLEFESGHKSNVFQAKFLPNSGDSTLAMCARDGQVRVAELSATQCCKTTKRVAQHKGASHKLALEPDSPCTFLSAGEDAVVFTIDLRQDRPASKLVVTKEKEKKVGLYTIYVNPANTHQFAVGGRDEYVRIYDQRKIDENENNGVLKKFCPHHLVNSESKANITCLVYSHNGSELLASYNDEDIYLFNSSHSDGAEYIKRYKGHRNNATVKGVNFYGPKSEFVVSGSDCGHIFLWEKSSCQVVQFMDGDKGGVVNCLEPHPHLPVLATSGLDHDVKIWAPTAETPTQLAGLKEVIKKNKRERDEDSLHHTDMYESHLLWFLMHHFRQRRRHRRRRDPGTGATDSDSDDSPSSSDTSDEDEEGPDRVQCMPS